One stretch of Cyanobacterium sp. T60_A2020_053 DNA includes these proteins:
- a CDS encoding TldD/PmbA family protein codes for MNDYCNQLADLINHYGSKVDFLSIRLENATGSNITLRNGNLETLSETTSIGGQVRACFRGGWGFASFNNLADLKQRVEDAISFARMVGDDKTTLAPVTPVQVSCQLPLTGTNPRLIPLIDKKNLVNNYYNRLKNYHDSITSATVSYYDSEQKIILATSDGSMIEQSWIDSEMRFSATAKQGDLIQTGRETTGTRNGYEDLLNLDAQVESAPRRAVNALNYPSVKGGNYTVVIDPILTGLFVHEAFGHLSEADMAYENPDLLEVMTMGRRFGADFLQIFDGALSQGHRGSYYYDDEGTPATNTQLIKDGVLVGRLHSRETAGKLGESATGNGRCLNYHFPPIVRMTNTWIGRGTTPVKDLFSNIHEGVYARNWLGGMTNGEMFTFTAGEAWMIRDSHIAEPVKNVTLSGNVFKTLANITALGDDFLWDESGGCGKGGQSGLAVGCAGPSLRIDNVVVGGE; via the coding sequence ATGAATGATTATTGCAATCAATTAGCCGATTTAATTAACCACTATGGCTCAAAAGTGGATTTTTTAAGCATTCGTTTGGAGAATGCCACTGGTTCTAATATTACCCTTAGAAACGGTAATTTGGAAACTTTGAGCGAAACTACTTCTATTGGTGGGCAAGTTAGGGCTTGTTTTCGTGGTGGTTGGGGTTTCGCCAGTTTTAATAATCTTGCTGATTTGAAGCAGAGGGTAGAGGATGCCATTAGTTTTGCTCGTATGGTGGGGGATGATAAAACTACCCTAGCGCCCGTCACCCCTGTTCAAGTATCCTGTCAATTACCCCTCACTGGCACTAATCCCCGTCTTATTCCTCTTATTGATAAAAAAAACTTAGTAAATAATTACTATAATAGGCTCAAAAATTATCATGACTCCATCACTTCCGCCACGGTGAGTTATTACGATAGTGAGCAAAAAATTATTTTGGCTACTTCTGACGGTAGCATGATTGAGCAATCTTGGATTGATAGCGAAATGCGTTTTAGTGCCACGGCTAAACAGGGGGATTTGATTCAAACGGGTAGGGAAACCACTGGCACGAGAAATGGTTATGAAGATTTACTTAATTTAGATGCACAGGTGGAGAGCGCCCCTCGCCGTGCCGTCAATGCCCTGAATTATCCCTCTGTTAAGGGTGGAAATTACACGGTAGTGATCGACCCCATTTTAACGGGTTTGTTTGTTCATGAGGCTTTTGGGCATCTTTCTGAGGCTGATATGGCTTATGAAAATCCTGATTTATTGGAAGTAATGACCATGGGGCGCCGTTTTGGGGCTGATTTTTTACAAATTTTTGACGGTGCGCTCTCCCAAGGGCATCGAGGTAGTTATTATTATGATGATGAGGGTACACCAGCTACTAACACTCAATTAATTAAAGATGGGGTTTTAGTGGGGCGCTTACATTCGAGGGAAACGGCGGGAAAATTAGGGGAGTCGGCAACGGGTAACGGGCGCTGTTTAAATTACCATTTTCCTCCCATCGTGCGCATGACTAATACTTGGATAGGGCGTGGCACAACTCCTGTGAAAGACTTATTTTCTAACATTCATGAGGGTGTTTACGCCCGTAATTGGTTAGGGGGGATGACAAATGGGGAAATGTTTACTTTCACTGCCGGAGAAGCGTGGATGATTCGTGATAGTCACATCGCTGAACCTGTTAAAAATGTTACTCTATCCGGTAATGTGTTTAAAACTTTGGCTAATATTACCGCTCTTGGGGATGATTTTCTTTGGGATGAGTCAGGTGGTTGTGGAAAAGGTGGGCAATCAGGATTAGCGGTGGGGTGCGCTGGACCTAGTTTACGCATTGATAACGTGGTAGTAGGTGGGGAGTAA
- a CDS encoding iron-sulfur cluster assembly accessory protein → MAEATISKKGIQLTENALKHVLQLKQQQGNDDLCLRVGVRQGGCSGMSYLMDFENINNMTDIDEVFDYDGFKIICDRKSMLYLYGLVLDYSNALMDGGFKFTNPNATQTCGCGTSFSA, encoded by the coding sequence ATGGCAGAAGCAACTATTTCCAAAAAAGGCATTCAATTAACAGAAAATGCCCTTAAACACGTTTTACAGTTAAAGCAACAGCAGGGCAATGATGACTTATGTTTGAGGGTAGGAGTAAGACAGGGCGGTTGTTCTGGCATGTCTTACTTGATGGATTTTGAAAACATTAATAATATGACGGATATTGATGAGGTTTTTGACTATGACGGTTTTAAAATTATTTGTGACCGCAAAAGTATGTTATATCTCTATGGTCTAGTTTTGGACTATAGTAATGCTTTGATGGATGGTGGTTTTAAGTTTACTAACCCTAATGCTACTCAAACTTGTGGTTGTGGTACTTCTTTCTCGGCTTAA
- a CDS encoding DUF2997 domain-containing protein — protein MTMETLEFIIYPDGRVKEKVTGIEGKSCAEVTAAIEAQLGIVVSSQKTSEYYQENIAITNQNHNKNW, from the coding sequence ATGACAATGGAAACCCTTGAGTTTATCATCTATCCTGATGGTCGAGTTAAAGAAAAAGTCACGGGAATTGAAGGAAAATCGTGCGCTGAAGTCACAGCAGCTATTGAGGCTCAATTAGGAATAGTAGTAAGCTCTCAAAAAACTTCTGAATATTATCAAGAAAATATTGCAATAACTAATCAAAACCATAATAAAAATTGGTAG
- a CDS encoding DUF1257 domain-containing protein, which yields MSHFSSIKTKIRNLTSLKSALKDLDIDWKEGPAPVRGYQGQTNEAQLVITQENNYDIGFSWNGSEYELVADLQYWQQPWTVDGFLQRVTQGYALHTVLSESSQQGFNVTEKQKNEDGSIRLVVQRWS from the coding sequence ATGTCACACTTTAGTAGTATCAAGACCAAAATTCGCAATCTAACCTCCTTAAAATCTGCCCTCAAAGATTTAGATATTGACTGGAAAGAAGGTCCAGCGCCCGTCAGAGGTTATCAAGGACAAACCAACGAGGCACAATTAGTAATTACCCAAGAAAATAATTATGACATTGGTTTTAGCTGGAATGGCTCAGAGTATGAGTTAGTGGCTGATTTGCAATACTGGCAACAACCTTGGACTGTGGACGGTTTTTTACAGCGTGTTACTCAAGGCTATGCTTTACACACCGTGTTGAGTGAATCTAGTCAACAAGGATTTAATGTGACTGAAAAGCAAAAAAATGAGGATGGTTCAATTCGTTTAGTAGTACAACGTTGGAGTTAA
- a CDS encoding ferredoxin, translated as MFEDENRDFAPELGGIWRDNPERTGFEPELGGEVRQKGVYVDEVSCIGCKNCVHVASNTFYIEDDHGRSRVYNQNGDTEEIVQEAIDTCPVDCIHWLDYTKVKEKEAQRKYQQIKPLGYPQVLK; from the coding sequence ATGTTTGAAGACGAAAATAGAGATTTTGCCCCAGAGTTAGGGGGAATATGGCGAGATAATCCTGAAAGGACAGGATTTGAGCCTGAGTTGGGGGGTGAGGTGCGCCAAAAGGGAGTTTATGTGGATGAGGTTAGTTGTATTGGTTGCAAAAACTGCGTTCATGTTGCGTCTAATACCTTTTATATTGAAGACGACCACGGGCGCTCTAGGGTCTATAATCAAAATGGTGATACTGAAGAAATTGTCCAAGAAGCTATCGATACTTGCCCTGTGGATTGTATTCACTGGTTAGACTATACCAAGGTTAAAGAAAAAGAAGCACAAAGAAAGTATCAACAAATAAAACCTCTTGGTTATCCACAGGTATTGAAGTAA
- the surE gene encoding 5'/3'-nucleotidase SurE, whose protein sequence is MKILISNDDGIFALGIRTLANHLVQAGHQVTVVAPDRERSATGHGLTLHQPIRADIIEGLYHPNIVAWSCSGTPSDCVKLALSAILDTAPDFVLSGINQGSNLGTDILYSGTVAAAMEGTMEGITSIALSLTSFTVKEFATGADFALKLITQLKNKPLPEVSLLNVNIPAIPLKDIKGVKITRQGLRRYIENFQKRQDPRGKTYYWLAGELVEELDQPEHIYLPPDLPTDVQANKEDYITITPLQYNLTDVVNVQRLDIEF, encoded by the coding sequence ATGAAAATTTTAATCAGTAATGATGATGGTATTTTTGCCCTCGGCATTAGAACTTTAGCCAATCATCTTGTCCAAGCCGGGCATCAAGTAACCGTAGTAGCGCCCGACAGGGAAAGATCAGCTACTGGTCATGGTTTAACCCTCCATCAACCCATTAGAGCGGATATAATTGAAGGTTTGTATCATCCTAATATAGTAGCTTGGTCTTGTTCCGGAACTCCCTCGGATTGCGTTAAACTGGCTCTCAGTGCTATTTTAGATACTGCACCCGATTTTGTTCTCTCTGGCATTAATCAAGGCTCTAACTTAGGAACAGATATACTATATTCTGGCACAGTGGCGGCAGCAATGGAAGGTACGATGGAAGGTATTACCAGTATTGCCCTTAGTTTAACCAGTTTTACGGTAAAAGAGTTTGCGACGGGCGCTGATTTTGCCCTCAAATTAATTACCCAATTGAAAAATAAACCGTTGCCAGAAGTGAGTTTATTGAATGTAAATATTCCAGCGATACCATTAAAAGACATCAAGGGCGTAAAAATCACTCGTCAAGGCTTGAGGAGATATATTGAAAATTTCCAAAAACGACAAGACCCACGGGGAAAAACCTATTATTGGTTAGCAGGAGAGTTAGTAGAAGAATTAGACCAACCAGAACATATTTACCTACCGCCAGATTTACCCACAGATGTTCAAGCTAACAAGGAAGATTATATTACCATTACACCTTTACAATATAATCTCACGGATGTAGTGAATGTTCAGAGGTTAGATATAGAATTTTAG
- the glmU gene encoding bifunctional UDP-N-acetylglucosamine diphosphorylase/glucosamine-1-phosphate N-acetyltransferase GlmU, with the protein MLAVAILAAGKGTRMKSQLPKVLHLLGGKSLVERAISSCNLVNPHRTAIIIGYEGDKIKKALTNLNGVEFVEQTEQLGTGHAIQQLIEPLANFSGDLLVLNGDVPLLRPETIAQLVATHREKSNEATLLTANLPDAKGYGRVFCDSNNLVSQIVEDRDCTLAQKQNNRVNAGVYCFKWDALKEVLPKLSTNNDQQEYYLTEVVNFLNPVMALDVEDHLEINGINDRRQLAMANDILQLRVKEAWMMAGVTMIDPDSITIDDTVKLGTDVIIEPQTHLRGNTVVGSNCHIGPGSFIQDSIIAESVKVFYSVITDSKVASNSTIGPYTHLRGAVEVGENCRLGNFVELKKSTIGNNTNVAHLSYLGDATVGNRVNIGAGTITANYDGRKKHPTVIGDGTKTGSNSVFVAPVTIGEDATIGAGSVITHDVPDQALAVARGKQRNIPNWQPK; encoded by the coding sequence ATGTTAGCAGTAGCAATTCTCGCCGCCGGTAAAGGTACTCGGATGAAATCCCAACTTCCTAAAGTTTTACATCTTTTGGGGGGCAAAAGTCTAGTAGAAAGAGCAATTTCTTCTTGTAATCTCGTTAACCCCCATCGTACCGCCATTATTATTGGCTATGAAGGGGATAAAATTAAAAAAGCTCTCACTAATCTAAATGGTGTAGAATTTGTAGAGCAAACAGAGCAACTCGGTACAGGTCATGCTATTCAACAGTTAATAGAACCCTTAGCCAACTTTTCAGGAGATTTATTAGTTTTAAATGGTGATGTGCCTTTATTACGTCCAGAAACCATCGCTCAATTAGTTGCTACCCATAGAGAAAAAAGCAACGAAGCAACTCTTTTAACCGCTAATCTTCCTGATGCAAAGGGCTATGGTCGAGTTTTTTGTGATTCTAATAATTTAGTAAGTCAAATTGTAGAAGATAGAGATTGCACTCTCGCACAAAAACAAAATAATCGTGTCAATGCTGGAGTTTACTGTTTCAAGTGGGATGCTTTAAAAGAAGTTTTACCAAAACTTAGCACCAATAATGATCAACAAGAATATTATTTAACTGAAGTGGTGAATTTTCTCAATCCAGTAATGGCTTTAGATGTGGAAGACCACCTCGAAATTAATGGCATTAATGATCGTCGTCAGTTAGCTATGGCTAATGATATTCTTCAACTAAGAGTTAAAGAAGCATGGATGATGGCAGGTGTCACCATGATTGATCCTGATAGCATTACTATTGATGATACGGTGAAGTTAGGAACGGATGTAATTATTGAGCCTCAAACTCATTTGCGTGGTAATACAGTAGTTGGTTCTAATTGTCATATCGGACCTGGTTCTTTTATTCAAGATAGTATCATTGCTGAGTCTGTCAAAGTTTTTTATTCTGTAATTACTGATAGTAAGGTAGCTAGTAATTCGACCATCGGACCTTATACTCATTTGAGGGGCGCTGTGGAAGTGGGAGAAAATTGTCGTCTCGGTAATTTTGTGGAACTGAAAAAAAGTACCATTGGCAATAATACCAATGTAGCGCACTTGTCCTATCTTGGGGATGCTACTGTGGGTAATCGAGTTAATATTGGTGCTGGAACGATTACCGCAAACTATGATGGCAGAAAAAAACATCCTACTGTCATAGGGGATGGGACAAAAACGGGATCTAATAGTGTGTTTGTAGCGCCCGTCACCATTGGCGAAGATGCTACCATTGGTGCAGGTTCTGTTATTACCCATGATGTGCCAGATCAAGCCTTAGCAGTGGCACGGGGTAAACAGCGCAATATTCCTAATTGGCAACCTAAGTAG
- a CDS encoding MlaE family lipid ABC transporter permease subunit, whose translation MNKLLNRITSALFLTGQILVHLLQFKIYRNNTLEQMSFVGPASLPIALITASFVGMVFTIQVAREFIYFGATSAVGGVLAIALTRELAPVLTAVVLAGRVGSAFAAEIGTMKVTEQIDALQILKTDPVDYLVIPRVISCCLMLPILTICSLVVGMAGGLIVADSIYEIPYEVFLDSVRNFLGTWDIVACLIKSAVFGISVAIIGCNWGLTTSGGAKGVGESTTAAVVISLITIFIFNFILSWLMFQGTGSAVIG comes from the coding sequence ATGAATAAACTACTTAACCGCATCACTTCTGCCCTTTTTCTCACAGGACAAATATTAGTACATTTGTTACAGTTTAAGATTTATCGTAATAATACCTTAGAACAAATGTCATTTGTGGGTCCAGCATCATTACCCATTGCTTTAATTACCGCTTCTTTTGTGGGCATGGTATTTACCATTCAGGTAGCGCGCGAATTTATTTATTTTGGGGCAACTAGCGCCGTGGGAGGAGTATTAGCCATCGCTTTAACTCGTGAATTAGCACCTGTCTTAACCGCAGTGGTATTAGCTGGAAGGGTGGGGAGCGCTTTTGCAGCGGAAATCGGTACAATGAAAGTAACTGAACAAATTGATGCACTACAAATACTCAAGACTGATCCAGTTGACTATTTAGTGATACCGAGAGTAATATCCTGCTGTTTAATGTTACCAATTTTAACCATTTGCTCTTTAGTGGTAGGTATGGCAGGAGGTTTAATTGTTGCGGATAGTATTTATGAAATTCCTTATGAAGTTTTTCTTGATTCTGTGCGTAATTTTCTGGGAACTTGGGATATAGTAGCTTGTCTTATAAAATCAGCAGTTTTTGGTATTTCCGTAGCCATAATTGGCTGTAATTGGGGCTTGACTACCAGTGGGGGGGCTAAGGGAGTTGGGGAATCAACCACAGCAGCAGTAGTTATTTCTTTGATTACTATTTTTATATTTAATTTTATTCTTTCTTGGTTGATGTTTCAAGGTACTGGTAGTGCTGTTATTGGCTAG